From Oceanipulchritudo coccoides, the proteins below share one genomic window:
- a CDS encoding PepSY-associated TM helix domain-containing protein, whose translation MKKWFPRKRLILAFHKWLGILSAVFLVILSLTGLALNHTERLGLNNVTIDNAFILKRYGMQSGSDIQTYRIHETATLSHLENQLFYNGEPLANAGPPVGILEGSPFTVIATPDQLVYLTESGELIEQIRPEELPYDQLLHLGRDATGNPVLVAASGQWQPDPDWLEFLEFKGPFSVNPLSESNLDPDVRAAILANYQGRGPTLYRVILDLHAGRLFGWGGRTLMDLSAIAILLLVSSGISGWLRRSSWSYRTK comes from the coding sequence ATGAAAAAGTGGTTTCCGCGCAAGCGACTGATCCTCGCATTCCATAAGTGGCTCGGGATTCTGTCCGCGGTGTTTCTGGTCATTCTCTCCCTGACCGGACTGGCTCTCAATCACACCGAGCGGCTTGGGCTGAATAATGTCACGATTGACAATGCCTTTATTCTTAAGCGCTACGGGATGCAGTCCGGATCCGATATCCAGACATATCGTATTCATGAAACCGCTACACTTTCTCATCTCGAAAACCAGTTGTTCTACAATGGCGAACCGCTTGCCAATGCGGGCCCTCCGGTGGGCATTCTTGAGGGCAGTCCGTTCACGGTCATAGCGACCCCTGACCAGCTCGTTTACCTCACGGAATCCGGTGAGTTGATTGAACAGATCCGGCCGGAGGAGCTTCCCTATGACCAACTGCTCCATCTCGGGCGCGACGCCACCGGGAATCCTGTCCTGGTTGCCGCCAGTGGCCAATGGCAACCGGATCCCGATTGGCTCGAATTCCTCGAATTCAAGGGGCCTTTTTCGGTCAATCCACTCTCCGAATCAAACCTGGACCCTGACGTCCGGGCGGCCATCCTCGCCAATTACCAAGGCAGGGGACCAACCCTTTACCGCGTCATTCTGGACCTCCACGCGGGTCGCCTCTTCGGCTGGGGCGGACGGACCCTGATGGACCTCTCCGCCATTGCGATTCTACTGCTTGTCTCTTCCGGTATTTCCGGTTGGCTGCGCCGATCCAGTTGGTCTTACCGGACGAAATAG